A segment of the Suncus etruscus isolate mSunEtr1 chromosome 7, mSunEtr1.pri.cur, whole genome shotgun sequence genome:
TCAAACTTATTCATCATggattcttcctcttctttttttttttttttttgtttctgggcacaactgatggcgctcaggagttattcctggctctatgctcaggaatttctcctggcagtattcGGGGACCCATTTCTAGGAGGGGTCAAGTGCTTCTGATTTCtaagccttgcatgctgccgacgtGGGTTCCATCGCTGGTAATCCAGTATCTGCTTTTCTTAAGATATCTCAAGTATTGGCATATAAATGGAAAAGATTCATTGCACACTGATCATTTTAAGGCCTAAACTGGTAAAACTAATGATGCTCTAAAACCACGGGTTAATTCATCCTGATATCTGTCTGATCCTTAGGGTTAAATGCCAGCAGGGTCAAATTGACATAAAGAAGGTTCAGAAGTGACAATTTTAATGCACTGGGAGCCCCAGGCAAGGTAAGGCAGTGGTGAGCTGATCTTTGCTGCTAGCCTTACTGCAAGAAGGCTGCTCTTCTGTTCCATTTTCAATGCACACATGCAGCCTGACACTGTTAATTCTGAAAGTTCAAGCTCTGTTCCTTTCTGAGAAAATGAACCTCTTTAAAGACCAGTAAATTGGGAGATGAGGCTCTGAGAGTGGGATGGCAAACTAGAGGCAGATAAAGGGAAAAGTTTGGGTCTGAAAAACACCCAATTTCTTGATCATAAAACCAACTTACCCAAGGtgccttcttttcatttcttttgatgttatgtaaataaggaaaagaaaaggcaggGCAGGTCTGAGTTCTCCAGGAACATGCCTATTTATAGAGAATGGGACTGGCTGGTTGGGCAGTTGCTGTAAGCTGGAGATAGATGAGACCAGGCTCTCTCTGCCTATTAAAAGACAGGGCTGTTCTTGCAAATTCTTTCAAAGGTAGACCTTCGCTCTCAAGACCATTCAGCACAGGAATTTTTTGCATTGTGGGTTGAGTTATCTTCCAGGTGGGTAAGATTCAAAGGATttttagatataataaaaattctctCAACTTGTTAGAGCAATCTCCCTTCAATAactggtggattttttttttttttttgggtcacatctggcagcgctcaggggttactcctagctccatactcagaaatcgctttgggcagactcgggagaccatatgagatgccgggattcgagtcaCCGTCcgcctgcatacaaggcaattgccttacctccatgctatctttccagccccataacTGGTGGATTTAAGAGGATATTTATCCCCTCATTGCAGGTATATCGTCGGTCCCAAACAGAACTCCTGTGTTTGACTTACAGGTGTTATCATGCCAGACACCATGTTTCATGAGGATGAATTTCAGATTTTCAACATTTCTGATGGCGATGACCAGGAGCATCAAACCTTCTGGCACTTCAGAAAGTTCTTTTTGCCCTGCATGTATGTGGCAGTATTCATCTGTGGCCTGGTGGGGAACTCCCTGGTACTGGTCATATACATCTTCTACCAGAAGCTGAAGAGCCTAACAGATATATTCCTTATGaatttgcctgtggctgacctgctGTTTGTCTGTACTTTGCCCTTCTGGGCCTATGCAGGCTTCCATGAGTGGGTCTTTGGTGACATTCCTTGCAAAATCCTGTTGGGCATGTATACTTTGAACTTCTATACATCCATGCTCACACTCACCTGCATCACTGTGGACCGCTTCATTGCTGTGGTTCAGGCCACCAAGGTCTACAACCAGAAGGCCAAAAGGATGATCTGGGGTAAGGCCATCTGCTTATCCATATGGGTGatttccttgctggtttctttgcctCAGATTATCTATGCCAATGTCACTCACACAGACAAGTACAACTGTGCCTACGATGAAGAAAGACTTTCCACGATGGTCCTTTCCATCCAGTTGATACTGGGGTTTTTCTTGCCACTTCTCACCATGATTATCTGCTACTCAGTCATCATCAAGAACTTGTTTCAGGCACGAAGCTTTCAGAAGCATAAGTCTCTGAAGATCATCTTCCTGGTGGTAGCTGTGTTCCTTCTGACCCAGATGCCTTTCAACCTTGTGAAACTCATCTGCAGCACAAACTGGGAATATTCTCTCATGACCAGTTTTCATTATGCCATCACAGTGACAGAGTCCATTGCTTTCCTGCGTGCCTGCCTTAACCCTGTGCTTTATGCTTTTGTTGGCCTAAAGTTTAGGAAGAACTTCTATAAACTTATGAAAGACATTGGCTGCCCTTACTTCAGGGTCTCAAGCCAAGGAAAGTCCTCTGAGGATGCTTTTCGGACTTCTCCTTCCCACAATGCAGACGCCACTGGCATGTTCCAGCTAAAAAGCCACTCAGATGGATAAGGGGCTTGAATAAAGGGAAGATTTGCTTACAGTTTGTACATTCTCATGGAAAAGTAATCTAATGCTATAGCTAATGTTGGACGGAAGGAACATATTTTGTTCTCTTCTTCAATACCCATGCCCAAAGCTCCCCAGGAATGCTGACACCATGAGAATGTCTGATGAGGAAGATGTAAGACATCGTATCT
Coding sequences within it:
- the CXCR6 gene encoding C-X-C chemokine receptor type 6, with protein sequence MPDTMFHEDEFQIFNISDGDDQEHQTFWHFRKFFLPCMYVAVFICGLVGNSLVLVIYIFYQKLKSLTDIFLMNLPVADLLFVCTLPFWAYAGFHEWVFGDIPCKILLGMYTLNFYTSMLTLTCITVDRFIAVVQATKVYNQKAKRMIWGKAICLSIWVISLLVSLPQIIYANVTHTDKYNCAYDEERLSTMVLSIQLILGFFLPLLTMIICYSVIIKNLFQARSFQKHKSLKIIFLVVAVFLLTQMPFNLVKLICSTNWEYSLMTSFHYAITVTESIAFLRACLNPVLYAFVGLKFRKNFYKLMKDIGCPYFRVSSQGKSSEDAFRTSPSHNADATGMFQLKSHSDG